One region of Drosophila teissieri strain GT53w chromosome 2L, Prin_Dtei_1.1, whole genome shotgun sequence genomic DNA includes:
- the LOC122626321 gene encoding uncharacterized protein LOC122626321: MENIVEKKRQTVKSPLALECQTFNLTDSTLTPKTNESENFSKFTLANMVSLPSSLTEPTTRSNAQAQLNAASPMGNYTERMVEDILTEIFKERRGDYPETSSSCHAADMAWSFHEREPHVDKRLRYWKEVLHQRKKVQQRVQRETGKLASEVLFNRRSTLDNRDGQTVKQVLDYADRMKCERLMSAPISKLGDQVDPCTCQVIPGLEATTPKAERVGYKDVEVIGLPEVCKRELLGNEALDQIPPPGWLQSEFLDKRLEQRFSDIQNVVEFFPDVDALQVEGTAISKLKRSPKPLLVDVDSMHTVTKSDSSPICSEECICESCGETEEKSSGAQPPIPDVGLRVNGVNYIPCEEDGGGFKDCYEIVARFTCDPFRRRFKRVLQLTNIGKQSLSFSWKQSTYYYNRGSLLLAQDNEFHFDLEGFRLSHGETRSVAVLYQPRKVAMAVELWLLQVEPRIFCGRQESLLLRLYGRCTPPADYMAKLLECQCVCICKSDAVAIDKLTTHLGALAPMVVPPPTCCPYERPLDDREAFNALNPGYSCARFDDLEMLRAFHQRLKKPREPLWDLRLSTIKDYIMRIRTLVERESIFSEFNKLLAPLLGGVSSLNAKTTKQDEQKQRSRFIYVRGVICNGIAEWEDLMFNVEDSFFKPELQRYYQSLLGESEEGDEEKYEEEPEQPKPMTPIDMEKLMEILGETELDENKIRTAVIRKLYRSKYFRDALYIQTYSHLCNMSEDIVSVIESTEIVPT; encoded by the coding sequence ATGGAGAATATAGTAGAGAAAAAGCGGCAGACGGTAAAATCTCCTCTGGCCCTTGAGTGCCAAACGTTCAACTTGACGGATTCCACGCTTACCCCCAAAACCAACGAGTCTGAAAACTTTTCGAAATTTACACTGGCCAACATGGTGTCGCTACCGTCCTCCTTGACCGAACCCACGACCCGTTCGAatgcgcaggcgcagctgaATGCCGCCTCGCCCATGGGCAACTACACGGAGCGAATGGTGGAGGACATTCTGACCGAGATTTTCAAGGAGCGACGGGGGGACTATCCAGAGACCTCATCCTCCTGCCACGCGGCTGATATGGCGTGGTCATTTCATGAGCGGGAACCGCACGTGGACAAACGCCTGCGCTACTGGAAGGAGGTGCTTCACCAGCGCAAGAAGGTGCAACAGCGCGTCCAGCGGGAAACGGGCAAGCTAGCCAGTGAGGTGCTCTTCAACCGCCGCTCCACGCTGGACAACCGGGACGGGCAGACGGTAAAGCAAGTGCTCGACTACGCGGACCGCATGAAGTGCGAGCGTCTGATGAGCGCGCCAATTTCCAAGCTGGGAGACCAAGTGGATCCCTGCACATGCCAAGTGATTCCCGGCCTGGAGGCCACGACACCGAAAGCAGAAAGGGTGGGCTACAAGGATGTAGAGGTCATTGGCTTGCCTGAGGTCTGCAAAAGGGAGCTCTTGGGCAATGAGGCCTTGGATCAGATCCCACCACCTGGCTGGCTGCAATCGGAGTTCCTGGACAAACGGCTGGAGCAACGCTTTTCAGACATCCAAAACGTTGTGGAGTTCTTTCCCGATGTGGACGCCCTGCAGGTGGAGGGCACTGCTATCAGCAAGCTCAAGCGATCACCAAAGCCGCTCCTAGTGGATGTGGATTCCATGCACACGGTGACCAAAAGTGACAGCTCGCCAATCTGCTCCGAGGAGTGCATCTGCGAGTCGTGTGGCGAAACGGAGGAGAAATCGTCAGGAGCCCAACCTCCCATTCCGGATGTGGGATTACGGGTTAATGGTGTGAATTACATTCCGTGCGAGGAAGATGGTGGCGGATTTAAGGACTGCTATGAAATCGTTGCCCGGTTCACATGCGATCCGTTTCGGCGTCGCTTTAAGCGCGTTCTACAGCTGACCAACATTGGCAAACAGTCGCTCTCCTTCTCCTGGAAACAGAGCACTTACTACTACAACAGGGGATCCCTGTTGCTGGCCCAGGACAACGAGTTTCACTTCGATCTAGAGGGCTTCAGGCTTTCGCACGGGGAGACTCGAAGTGTAGCGGTGCTCTACCAGCCACGAAAAGTGGCGATGGCGGTGGAGTTGTGGCTGCTTCAGGTGGAGCCGCGCATCTTTTGCGGTCGCCAGGAGTCCTTACTGCTCCGCCTTTACGGACGTTGTACTCCGCCAGCGGACTACATGGCCAAACTACTCGAGTGCCAGTGCGTCTGCATCTGCAAGTCGGATGCAGTGGCAATTGATAAACTGACCACCCATTTGGGGGCCCTAGCTCCCATGGTGGTGCCTCCTCCGACTTGCTGCCCTTATGAGCGCCCTCTGGACGATCGGGAGGCGTTTAACGCCCTAAATCCAGGCTATAGTTGTGCCCGCTTTGATGACCTGGAGATGCTTCGTGCGTTCCATCAGCGGTTAAAGAAGCCGCGGGAACCGCTCTGGGACCTGCGCCTATCAACGATCAAGGACTACATAATGCGGATTAGGACATTGGTGGAGCGAGAGTCGATATTTTCCGAATTTAACAAACTTCTCGCTCCTTTGCTGGGCGGCGTATCCTCATTGAATGCCAAGACTACCAAGCAGGATGAGCAAAAACAGCGGTCGAGGTTCATATATGTGCGCGGTGTAATCTGCAATGGAATCGCAGAGTGGGAGGACCTCATGTTCAACGTAGAAGACTCATTTTTCAAGCCAGAGCTACAGCGGTACTACCAAAGCTTGTTGGGAGAGTCCGAAGAAGGCGATGAGGAAAAATACGAAGAAGAACCAGAGCAGCCGAAGCCAATGACGCCCATCGACATGGAGAAACTAATGGAAATTTTGGGCGAAACGGAGTTGGACGAGAATAAGATCCGGACGGCGGTGATCCGCAAATTGTATCGGTCAAAATATTTCCGGGACGCGCTTTACATCCAAACTTACTCACATCTGTGCAACATGTCAGAGGACATTGTGTCCGTCATAGAGAGTACAGAAATAGTACCTACCTAG
- the LOC122626323 gene encoding uncharacterized protein LOC122626323, with amino-acid sequence MRPTQHSVINSVGKKIGSLSINGSHSNKQNFMDMDLEEQQPEEMYLATQTVEDILNEVLCMQNFQQKQSDSILDQFCQSEKSRDLKLDDDLDMDPRLRNWNRVLEERRRLQDRIARQTGKRAEDVLFNRSATIDEANKRMILRVLDTADRSRPLARLKDNVTLSSLKPRCDPHLCREIKALYAVKPQLQEVEFVGLPQVTQKELAATRLPPNEIESQWQRSQVLSGRLEDKKHSIRQVLDFAPDLKGLQVTPALVGSSTKTLQIIKVDETSLSIISGNSTPEEEEDSESDLLSIEGEESDSYREPALEEITKGIVESLDMDDAKDIHGLMINGVLISYRNPVGAISKSISMLLQCEPYERVVKMLLDIQNLSPKLVHVFWLSKNRLRSDRLPLNSELVFDRSEFILEPQGRRLIRVMFQPKKVGLYTQRWHVNFQKSPFCGTRRLDVVLQGQCTMPAPFQRRLEGHRQVPLDKQQQLQAQGLLQMQASLAPIIENPRPLCPYQRPLDEREVFNAQNFSYRCQRYEDLEALKDLYQLAKKPRDRPWDWSIETLRHYIGKQESRLLRENLHNQLIALLQPMKCNRCSSYPFLEHNTERDRSRFIYVRGTISSTIDEWEAMVFGLDEQFFKLELLRYLGENSSIPIAAELTQKNRQQGPDENDEIQIVEKVSKRVKASKYLKDSLYMHTYSLLCDAVEVIVSVIESTAD; translated from the exons AGCAGCCTGAGGAAATGTACTTGGCCACACAGACCGTGGAGGACATTCTTAATGAGGTCCTGTGCATGCAAAACTTCCAGCAAAAACAGTCAGACAGCATCCTAGATCAGTTCTGCCAGTCGGAGAAGTCCAGGGACCTGAAGCTGGACGACGATTTGGACATGGACCCGAGACTGCGCAACTGGAACCGCGTGCTGGAAGAGCGAAGGCGACTGCAGGATCGGATCGCGCGGCAGACAGGAAAGCGGGCCGAGGACGTGCTCTTTAACCGCTCGGCAACCATCGACGAGGCCAACAAGCGGATGATCCTGCGCGTCCTTGACACCGCAGACCGGTCGCGACCTCTTGCTCGCCTCAAGGATAACGTTACCTTGAGCTCGCTGAAGCCGCGCTGTGATCCCCATCTCTGCCGCGAGATTAAGGCGCTGTACGCCGTGAAGCCGCAGTTGCAGGAGGTGGAGTTCGTTGGCCTACCGCAGGTCACCCAAAAGGAGCTGGCTGCCACCCGCCTGCCACCTAACGAGATCGAGAGCCAGTGGCAGCGCTCCCAGGTCTTGAGCGGACGACTTGAGGACAAGAAGCACTCCATTCGACAGGTGCTTGACTTTGCACCCGACCTAAAGGGACTGCAGGTCACGCCGGCATTGGTGGGCTCGTCCACCAAGACTCTGCAAATCATCAAAGTCGACGAAACTTCCTTGTCTATTATCTCCGGGAACTCCACTccggaagaggaggaggattCGGAGTCTGATCTGCTGTCCATAGAAGGGGAGGAGAGCGATAGCTATCGGGAGCCGGCACTCGAGGAAATAACAAAGGGAATTGTCGAGAGTCTGGACATGGATGACGCCAAGGACATACACGGTCTGATGATCAACGGCGTGCTCATTAGTTACCGCAATCCTGTCGGCGCCATAAGCAAAAGCATCAGTATGCTTCTCCAATGTGAACCATATGAGCGCGTGGTGAAGATGCTTTTGGACATTCAG AATCTGAGTCCGAAGCTGGTGCATGTCTTTTGGCTTAGCAAGAACCGCTTGCGCTCTGACCGGCTGCCCTTGAACTCCGAGCTGGTATTCGACCGCAGCGAGTTCATCCTGGAGCCGCAGGGTCGCCGCCTCATCCGGGTGATGTTTCAGCCGAAAAAGGTGGGCCTGTACACGCAGCGATGGCACGTGAACTTCCAAAAGTCGCCCTTCTGTGGTACCCGTCGGTTAGACGTCGTTCTCCAGGGTCAGTGCACCATGCCCGCTCCGTTCCAGAGACGCCTCGAGGGTCACAGACAGGTGCCCTTAGAtaagcagcaacaattgcaggCCCAGGGCCTTCTCCAAATGCAGGCCAGCTTGGCTCCCATTATCGAGAACCCGCGACCATTGTGTCCCTACCAAAGACCCCTTGACGAACGCGAGGTCTTCAATGCCCAGAACTTCTCTTATCGATGCCAGCGATACGAGGATCTGGAGGCGCTTAAGGACTTATATCAACTGGCCAAGAAGCCACGCGATAGACCTTGGGATTGGAGTATCGAGACCCTGCGTCACTATATTGGCAAGCAGGAGAGTCGTCTTCTGCGCGAGAATCTCCACAACCAACTGATTGCTTTGCTCCAGCCGATGAAGTGCAACAGGTGTTCATCTTATCCCTTCCTGGAGCACAACACAGAGCGGGATAGATCTCGCTTCATCTATGTGCGCGGCACTATCAGCAGCACCATCGACGAATGGGAAGCAATGGTTTTTGGCCTGGATGAACAGTTCTTCAAGCTGGAGCTCCTTCGCTATCTAGGCGAGAATTCTTCTATTCCGATCGCCGCAGAACTAACCCAGAAGAACCGCCAGCAGGGTCCAGATGAAAACGATGAAATTCAGATCGTAGAGAAAGTTTCGAAGAGAGTCAAGGCCAGCAAGTACCTCAAGGACTCCCTCTACATGCACACTTACAGTCTGCTATGTGATGCTGTCGAGGTCATAGTCTCCGTAATCGAGAGCACCGCTGATTAG